The genomic segment TTATTGGTAAAGATGCAATTGTTTTAAAAGACGGTAAACAAGTAACTCAATTCAATGAAGGTATTTTACCTTGGTCAATTCAAAACCCAGTTGCACTAGTGTTTGATGAATATGATGCAGGAAGACCAGATGTGATGTTTGTAATCCAAAGGGTTTTGGAAGCTGAAGGAAATTTTACACTTTTAGACAAAAATAAAGTTATTAAACAAAATAAATATTTTAGACTTTTTGCAACCTCAAACACTGTTGGCTTGGGGGACACAACCGGACTTTATCATGGGACACAACAAATTAACCAAGGACAAATGGATAGATGGAATATTGTTACAACTCTTAACTACCTAAGCTTAGAAAGAGAGATGGAAATTATATTAGGTAAAAATAAGAATTTAGATAATCCGAAAGGTAAAGAAAAAATTGCAAATATGATAAAAGTTGCAGCTCTAACAAGAAAAGGTTTCATAGCTGGAGACATATCAACTGTAATGAGTCCAAGAACCGTTCTACATTGGGCTGATAATGCTGAAATATTCAAAGACACAGGATATGCATTTAGAGTAACTTTTTTAAACAAGTGTGATGAAATGGAAAAAAATACCATCGCAGAATATTATCAAAGATGTTTTGGGGAAGATTTACCTGAGTCTTTGCTTAATATTCAAATTTAATGAGTGATAAAGAAACAAATCTCAAAGAAAAATTAAGACAGGCTTTAGCATCCACTATCAGAGTTATTTCTGATGATCTAGAAATTAAACAAAAGAATAAAGACAATAAAAGTTCGAATAAATTTGATTTTTTCGAATTAGATAATCTTAATAGTAAAATAGATTTTATAAAAGCAAGAGCTGAGGCGGATTCCTCTGCTTTAAAAAGAAAATTTTCTAACGATGAAATTTATAAGAAAAATCTTCCAAATAACTCAAATTGTAAATCTTTATATGCAATTGCAGAAAAAATTAGATATGAAACTTTAGGCGGCAAAATGCTTAAAGGTATTGAAAAAAACCTCAAAGATAATTACAGCCAAATGATCAATCTAAAAAGAAAAGATCAGCTCAAAACAAAAGAAGATGTCCCTGTAACTGAAGCTTTCGAACTTTATATGCTAAAAAATTTTTATGATATAAAATTAAATTCTCTTTCATCTAAAATGTTAAATCTTTGGGAACAAGATTTTGATCAATCTATAAGCAAACATATTAATTTTTTGAAAAATAACTTTGAAGACCAAAATGCATATTGCTCTAAATTTTCTAAATTATTACAAGATATGGATATATTTCAAACTGAGGATAATGAGGAAATAAAAGAAAATAATCAGGATGAAGGTCAGGATAATCCATCAAATGACGATCAAGAGAGTGAAACAGAAGATCAAAAAGATGAAAATAAAGAACAAGAAACTGAAGCCAGCTTGGATTCTGACTATGATATTGATGAATACAAATTAGATGAACAGTTAGTTGATACAGATTCTGATAAACAAAGTTCTGAGCAAGTTATCCAAAAAAAGAATATCAATGATTTAAATCTAGAATATAAAATCTATACGACGAAATTTGATGAGATTATTAAAGCAGAAAACTTAGAAAATGCAGATGAAGCCAATAAGCTTAGAAAAACTTTAGATCAACAACTCATTGGTTTTCAAGATGTAGTAACAAAACTCGCAAATAAATTACAAAGACAATTATTAGCAAAACAAAATAGAGCATGGGAATTTGATTTAGAAGAAGGATTATTAGATAGTTCAAAACTTCCAAGAATTATTATGGATCCTTATAATTCTTTATCTTTTAAAAAAGAAAAAGATCTAGACTTTAAAGATACCATCGTAACCTTGTTGATTGATAACTCTGGATCTATGAGAGGAAGACCAATCACTATTGCTGCTATATGTGCAGACATTTTATCTAGAACTTTAGAAAGATGCTCTGTCAAAGTTGAAATTTTAGGCTTTACCACAAAAAATTGGAAAGGTGGTCAAAGTAGAGAGTTTTGGAATAAACAGGATAAACCTAAAACTCCTGGAAGACTAAATGATTTAAGACACATCATTTATAAAGGTGCAGATACTCATTGGAGACAAGCAAAAAATAATCTTGGATTAATGCTTAAAGAGGGTTTGCTTAAAGAAAATATAGATGGAGAGGCCATTAATTGGGCCTTATCTAGATTAAAAAAAAGAAAAGAAGAGAGAAAGATTTTGATGGTTATCTCAGACGGTGCTCCAGTTGATGATTCAACTTTATCAGTAAATTCAGGAGATTTTTTAGAAAAACATCTTAAAAAAATGGTAAAATTTATTGAAGATAAAACTGAGATAGAAGTTTTAGCGATAGGAATAGGCCATGATGTTTCAAGATATTATAACCGAGCAATTAAGATAACAGATGTTAATGAGTTGGGAGATGTTATGATTTCTCAATTAAGCTCATTATTTGATAGTAAAAAAAAGCTCCACTAAATATTAAATAAATCTTTATTCTTCCATTTAATTATAACTTCAGCACCACTTCGAGTTTTAGAATTTCTACAGTTAACATTTGCAAAATTTTTTTCTAAAAGAGTTTTTCCAATGAAGATACCCAATCCTAGACCAGCTCTTGATTTCTGATCAGCATTAAAAGTCTTTAAATATGGTTCACCAATTTTTGGTAATATATCACCTGGGTAACCTGATCCATCATCCTCGATAGTAATTTCTGTAGTTTCGCTGTCGCTTTTTAAAGTTATAAAAATATTGTTTTTTGCAAATTTATTGGCATTCCCTATAAAGTTTCTTAATCCATATATGATCTCAATAGACTTTATAATTTTTTGGTGATTGGAATTTTGATCAAAATTAAATATAAAATTTTTATCACTTATATTCTCAAATGAGGTTATGATTTCATCTAAATAATCTTTTATTGATAAATCTTCATCAATAAAATCATCTTCATCGTTGCTATTTAAGCTTAATCTTTTTAAAATTTCGTTACATCGATCAACTTGACTGACTAGTAGTTCAATATCTTTTTCTACATCTTTTTGATCATTAAATTGTTTCTTTAATTCCTGTGAAACTAATTTAATTGTAGATAAAGGAGTTCCAAGCGAATGGGCTGCTGCTGCTGCCTGCCCACCTAAAGACAAAAGCTCATGCTCTTTTGCCATTACTTCATCCATTCTACTCAAAGCTTCTTTTCTTAATCGAGTTTGATCCTCAAAAGCCAAGGCAAAATAATTCATAAAAATTAATGCTGAGATAAGTGCTAGAGGAATAGAATAATATACATAATCATTAATTGAAGTAGTTAAGTTTAAAGGGCTTGGTAGTGGTTGATAAAAAAAAGTTAATGATAAAATTGATATAGACGTAATTACAACAATAAACACATTAATTTTAAAACCTAAATTAAAAGATGAAAAAATACTTGGTATGATTAAAAAGATTATAAAAGGATTTGCAACACCACCCGTCAAATACAAAAGAAACGTTAACTGTAATATGTCTATGATTAAAAATATAAAAGCTGATCTTTCAGAAAGCTGTGTTTTTTTATAAATATATATTAGGAATAAATTGCTTAATACTCCTAATAACACAATAAAATTTGTTAATAAAAAATTAAACTCAAATCCTAAGAAAGTATTAACAGTAAAGATTGCTAAAAACTGTCCAAAAAAACCAATCCATCTTAACGTTATATAGGTAGATTTTTTTAATGAAAAATATTTTGAAGTTTCAAAAAACTTCATCTTATATATCTAGATTTTGGACATTAATAGAGTTAGAAATTATAAAATCTTTTCTCAAAGCAACATCATTACCCATGAGTGTATGAATTAAGCTTTGATCCTTTTTTAAGTCTTTGGAATATTGAACTTGAAGTAAATTCCTAGTCTCTGGATCAAGTGTGGTGCTCCACAGTTCTTCTGGGTTCATTTCTCCTAATCCTTTAAATCTTTGAATATTCATCTTAGATTTTTCTTCATCAACTCGAGTAGTAAATTCTTTTGAACCTCGTTTACATTTTTTTAAATCTTTATGATTATTAACTATGTATTCTTCTAGCTCCTTTTCATCTTTGATATATATGCCCTTAGAGCCTTTATTAATTTTAAATAAAGGAGGTTGAGCTAAATATACATGGCCATGCTCTATTAGCTTATTAAATGGTTTATTATTAAAAAAGGTTAATAACAAAGCTCTTATATGTGAACCATCAACATCAGCATCTGTCATAATTATAATTTTACCATATCTTAAATCCTTAAGATCAATTTCCTCAGCTTTTGGATCTAAACCTAATGCATTTATTAAAGTAACAATTTCATTAGATGAAATCATTTTTGATATGGCTTTTGTTTTTTGCTCTGAACTATCTTTATTGCCATTTTTTTTTAATTGAGTATCTTCAACATAAGTATTCAATATTTTTCCTCTTAAAGGTAAGACTGCCTGATTAGATCTATTTCTTCCTTGTTTAGCAGAACCTCCTGCTGAATCTCCCTCAACTATAAATAGTTCCGTCCCATCTTGTTTTCCAATTTGACAATCTGCTAATTTACCAGGTAGGCCACTTAATTCTAAAGCTCCTTTTCTTCTTACATTCTCTCTCGCTTTTCTTGCTACATCTCTTGCCATTGCTGCTTGAATTATTTTTGCAAGAATAATTTTTGCAATCGAAGGATTTTGATCAAACCAAATTGACAGTTTTTCATTTACAATAGTCTCAACGATCATCCTAACTTCTGAAGAAACCAACTTATCTTTTGTTTGTGATGAAAATTTTGGATCAGGAATTTTTGTTGATAAAACACAAGTTAAACCCTCTTTGATATCATCTCCAGAAATAGTTAATTTATTTTTTTTCAATAAATTATGTTCATTAGCGTATTTATTGATAATTCTGGTTAAAGCACTTCTAAAACCCAAAACATGTGTGCCTCCATCTTTTTGAAAAATGTTATTAGTATATGGAAGTACGTCTTCAGAATATCCTGCATTCCATTTCAAAGAACACTCTATTTCTATATTATCTTTTTTACCTTCAATATAAATTGGCTTTTTAAATAGATCATTACCATTTTTGTTTTGTAATTTTTCTCTTTTTTCATCTAAAAATTCTACAAACTCTAGCACCCCTCCATCAAATTTAAATTCTGAAACTTTTTCTTTTTTTAAACTTGCATCTGTAAAAATAATTTTAATTCCTTTGTTTAGAAAAGCTAATTCTCTCATTCTTTTTATAAGAACATTTGCACTAAACTTTGTAGATGAAAAAATTTCTTTAGATGGCAAAAAAGTAATTTGTGTACCTGTCTCTTTAGATTTTCCTAATTCTTTAAGCGGTTTTTTTGCTTCACCATTTTTAAATTCTATAAAATATTTTTTACCATCTCTATTTACTTCTAACTCTAATTTTTCGGATAATGCATTTACAACTGAAACTCCTACGCCATGCAATCCACCTGAAACTTTATATGAATCATGATCAAATTTTCCTCCAGCATGGAGTTGGGTCATTATTACCTCTGCTGCAGATTTTTTTTCCCCCTTATGCATATCAACTGGAATACCACGACCATCATCTCTTACTGTGATTGTGCCATCAGAATTAATTTTAACAAAAATGTTTTTGCAATATCCTGCTAATGCTTCATCAATAGAGTTATCTACAACTTCGTAAACCATATGGTGAAGGCCAGTTCCATCATCTGTGTCCCCAATATACATTCCGGGTCTTTTTCTAACTGCTTCTAAGCCCTTAAGTACTTTAATAGAGTCTGCTTGGTAGGTGTTTTTATTTGTCAT from the Candidatus Pelagibacter sp. HIMB1321 genome contains:
- a CDS encoding cobaltochelatase CobT-related protein, with protein sequence MSDKETNLKEKLRQALASTIRVISDDLEIKQKNKDNKSSNKFDFFELDNLNSKIDFIKARAEADSSALKRKFSNDEIYKKNLPNNSNCKSLYAIAEKIRYETLGGKMLKGIEKNLKDNYSQMINLKRKDQLKTKEDVPVTEAFELYMLKNFYDIKLNSLSSKMLNLWEQDFDQSISKHINFLKNNFEDQNAYCSKFSKLLQDMDIFQTEDNEEIKENNQDEGQDNPSNDDQESETEDQKDENKEQETEASLDSDYDIDEYKLDEQLVDTDSDKQSSEQVIQKKNINDLNLEYKIYTTKFDEIIKAENLENADEANKLRKTLDQQLIGFQDVVTKLANKLQRQLLAKQNRAWEFDLEEGLLDSSKLPRIIMDPYNSLSFKKEKDLDFKDTIVTLLIDNSGSMRGRPITIAAICADILSRTLERCSVKVEILGFTTKNWKGGQSREFWNKQDKPKTPGRLNDLRHIIYKGADTHWRQAKNNLGLMLKEGLLKENIDGEAINWALSRLKKRKEERKILMVISDGAPVDDSTLSVNSGDFLEKHLKKMVKFIEDKTEIEVLAIGIGHDVSRYYNRAIKITDVNELGDVMISQLSSLFDSKKKLH
- a CDS encoding DNA gyrase subunit B — its product is MTNKNTYQADSIKVLKGLEAVRKRPGMYIGDTDDGTGLHHMVYEVVDNSIDEALAGYCKNIFVKINSDGTITVRDDGRGIPVDMHKGEKKSAAEVIMTQLHAGGKFDHDSYKVSGGLHGVGVSVVNALSEKLELEVNRDGKKYFIEFKNGEAKKPLKELGKSKETGTQITFLPSKEIFSSTKFSANVLIKRMRELAFLNKGIKIIFTDASLKKEKVSEFKFDGGVLEFVEFLDEKREKLQNKNGNDLFKKPIYIEGKKDNIEIECSLKWNAGYSEDVLPYTNNIFQKDGGTHVLGFRSALTRIINKYANEHNLLKKNKLTISGDDIKEGLTCVLSTKIPDPKFSSQTKDKLVSSEVRMIVETIVNEKLSIWFDQNPSIAKIILAKIIQAAMARDVARKARENVRRKGALELSGLPGKLADCQIGKQDGTELFIVEGDSAGGSAKQGRNRSNQAVLPLRGKILNTYVEDTQLKKNGNKDSSEQKTKAISKMISSNEIVTLINALGLDPKAEEIDLKDLRYGKIIIMTDADVDGSHIRALLLTFFNNKPFNKLIEHGHVYLAQPPLFKINKGSKGIYIKDEKELEEYIVNNHKDLKKCKRGSKEFTTRVDEEKSKMNIQRFKGLGEMNPEELWSTTLDPETRNLLQVQYSKDLKKDQSLIHTLMGNDVALRKDFIISNSINVQNLDI
- the cobS gene encoding cobaltochelatase subunit CobS: MTPNLNSKPDIKISVKQTFGIDSDMEIEAFSKKSEYVPEIDKTYKFDRDTTLAIISGFAFNKRVLVQGYHGTGKSTHIEQIAARLNWPCVRVNLDSHVSRIDLIGKDAIVLKDGKQVTQFNEGILPWSIQNPVALVFDEYDAGRPDVMFVIQRVLEAEGNFTLLDKNKVIKQNKYFRLFATSNTVGLGDTTGLYHGTQQINQGQMDRWNIVTTLNYLSLEREMEIILGKNKNLDNPKGKEKIANMIKVAALTRKGFIAGDISTVMSPRTVLHWADNAEIFKDTGYAFRVTFLNKCDEMEKNTIAEYYQRCFGEDLPESLLNIQI
- a CDS encoding ActS/PrrB/RegB family redox-sensitive histidine kinase; protein product: MKFFETSKYFSLKKSTYITLRWIGFFGQFLAIFTVNTFLGFEFNFLLTNFIVLLGVLSNLFLIYIYKKTQLSERSAFIFLIIDILQLTFLLYLTGGVANPFIIFLIIPSIFSSFNLGFKINVFIVVITSISILSLTFFYQPLPSPLNLTTSINDYVYYSIPLALISALIFMNYFALAFEDQTRLRKEALSRMDEVMAKEHELLSLGGQAAAAAHSLGTPLSTIKLVSQELKKQFNDQKDVEKDIELLVSQVDRCNEILKRLSLNSNDEDDFIDEDLSIKDYLDEIITSFENISDKNFIFNFDQNSNHQKIIKSIEIIYGLRNFIGNANKFAKNNIFITLKSDSETTEITIEDDGSGYPGDILPKIGEPYLKTFNADQKSRAGLGLGIFIGKTLLEKNFANVNCRNSKTRSGAEVIIKWKNKDLFNI